The sequence ATAGCCGATCTCCCCCCTCGTGGGGGAGATGTCCGGCAGGACAGAGGGGGGCGCTGGCCCGCCAGCCTACAAAGTTGGCGGCCGGGCGGATCGGCTGGCAAGGCGCCCAAAACACAAAACCCGCCTCGGCGGGCGGGTCGTTGGCGCAAATCAGCACCATGGACGAAAATGTAGCATGGCTGCCCTCACCCGGTCAAGGAAAAAATTCCTAGATCATTAAAGCCCCTCAAGCCTCCTCCTTGATCAGGCTCTACGCAGCCGCCGAAACCCGCATCCCCTAGCCGGCTTTTCATCAGCCGGCAGCTGTGGGACCATCAGAAGAAGCTCATGGAATGATTCGCGTCGTACGGCCTTTTAGGAGAGGACGATGGACAGGCCAGCCATGGCATCCGTCTTCAGGATGCGGCATGCTCCAGCCACGGTTTCCGGTGTGCGCAGCACCGGTCAGGGCCAGGCTGATCCGATCATCCGCGTGAACTCGCTTGGCGACGCGATCCGCTTTGTCGCCAACGCCTACCCCAACTACGACATCAGCGCCGCCGCCATCACCTGCGGCGATCCGTCGATCCCGCGCCTCGGCAGCCTCGAGGTCAAGGCGGTGTGGCGCGAATATGGCGAGCGCCTGACGAAGGAATAGGCCGGTAGCCGGGCCAGCGCCTGCCCGGCACCCGCGGCCGAAACAAGCCCGCGCCTGGCTTCGGATCGGAAACGGCGCTGGCGCGTTTCTCCTTTGGTCAATGGAGGGAACCCTATGAACGTCGCCAATCTGCAACTCGAAGGCCTGCTGATGGCCGTCGCCTCGATCAACCACGTGCTGGTTCGCAAAGGGGTGCTGACATCGGAGGAAATCGACATCGCGCTACGCAAGGCCGAGGCCAGCGAAACCGGCGAGGAGCGGTCCAACGGCATGTCGGCGTCGAGCCGCGACGCTGTCAATTTTCCGATCCGGCTGCTGGAGCTCGCCAACCAGTGCCAGCCGGAGGCCGACATGCCGTCCTTCTCGAAACTGGCCCGCATGGTCGGCCAGATGAAGGAACCGTATAACGATCAGCTGTGAGGCCCGGGCAGTTCACCGTTTCGCGGAAACGGCGAACGCCTCCAATTTTGTTGCTCGCCTCACGCCCTGCCCGGCCAGCCCAGGTTCAGCGCCAGTACCCTGCCCGGGCCATGCACGGCGGCAAACAGCAGTCCGGCCATGAACGAAAAATGGTCGACGAAGAAGCCGAACTCGGCCTGGTTGCCGGCCCAGTGGCTGGGCCCGTGGAAGGCGAAGCCGAGGAACAGCACATAGGCGGCGGCTATCAGCGCTGCCTGCGTGAAGAAGGCGCCGCTCAGGAAGCACAGCACCAGCGCCACCTCCAGGATCGCCGCGCACCATGCCAGGAACAGCGGAAACGGAAAGCCGGCGGCTGCGATGAAGCCTGCGGTGGCACCCATGCCCATGAATTTGAAGGTCACGGCCATCAGGAAGACGGCGGCGAAGATCAGGCGGGCAATGAGAAGGGCCGCGGTCTGCCACGGCGATTGGGTGAAGTCCGACATGCTGTCTCTCCAGGGTTGCAATGGATATCGACCCAAGGACGAGCAATGCCGCGCAGTTCCGACACCGGCCTGGAATTTTTTCCGCAAGCGCTGCCGGCGCCGGCCTGACGCTCACGGATAGGACGCCGTCGCCAGGCTCCAGCCTTGCCGCGACCCGCCCCAAAAGCTACCCTCGCCAAGGGGGCGTGATCCGTTTGCGAGGAGAGCCAGCAATGGCGACGGTCCGGTATCTCGTCAGCGATGTCGAGTTGGCGATAGAATTCTACACCAGGCATCTGGGGTTCGCGCTGCGGCAGCAGTTCGGTCCGGCGATGGCCATCCTGAAGCGCGACGACCTGACGTTCTGGCTCGCCGGCCCGATGGCGTCGGCGGCGAGACCGATGCCGGATGGCCGCACGCCGCAGCCGGGCGGCTGGAACCGCGTCGTCATCGAGGTGCAGGACCTGCCGGCGCTCGCCGCCCGCATGCGCGAGGCCGGCCTGCCGTTCCGCAACGAGATTGTCGACGGCCCCGGCGGCCGCCAGATCCTTTGCGAGGACCCGTCCGGCAACGTGGTCGAGCTCTTTGAACCAAAGGCATGATACCCGGGGCGCGTGGCCCTTGGCGCCAGCGTTCCCCAACAATTAGCGATGCCGAAACTTGTCCGTAACCGGCAACGTGGTATCGTTAGCCGGGGCTAATGCACAGGCATGTCCGGTGCATCTATTGGGGGGGTGAGTTTTGGGCATGAGCGTCAGGTTCAGGACGAAGTCCTATCTGGTCCGGTCACCGGTCCTTGAGTGTAACGGCTGTGGCGGCACCGGGCAGGTTTTCCAATGCCCGCGCTGGACAAGCTCCAACGGGCTTTGCTGTCCCGCCGGCACGCACCGGCGCGGCTGTCCCGGCGCCAGCGCGCCTTGCGCCGAATGCCGCGAGGCCGATCGCCATGCCGCTGGCCCCGCCTCTGCATCGGCCTGACGGCCCGCGATCCGCGTCGGGCTTCTATCGTCCGCCTGCCATGGAACCAGCAGCCCCGGTCGCTGTTATGTCTGATCCCGGCATCCTATATACTGATGCCCCGCGACCGTGCGGCTGACAGAAAGCGAGGCACGCAATGCCCGACGACAAAACGAAGATCAAGCAAGACCGCAAGCTGGTTTCGAGCGAGGAGACCTACGAGGTCGCCGCCTTCGCGCGCAAATACGGCATCCCGCAGAGCGAAGCCCAGACCATCATCAAGCGCTACGGCCCGTCGCGCAAGAAGCTCGACAATCACATGGCCGCGCGCGGATAGGACGGCCGCAAGCCGCAACCATTTCGCCGGCATTGCGTTGAAAGATGCTGCGGGCCGCATCAACCGGGTTGGTAGCTACCAACCCGGTTGGCTGGTACGATAAACGGGATTTTTTCCCGGTTTCCGGCCAACGAAATGGCGAGCATCTGTTCCGCCCGGCCCCTGGCGTGCCAGACTGACGAAAGCCAGACCGAGGGAGGCCGCGATCATGTCCGACACCACACGCAGAACCGGCAGTTGCCTGTGCGGCGGTGTGCATTTCGTCGTCACCGGCCAGCCGACACGCGTCGGCCTTTGTCACTGCAAGGACTGCCGCAAGGCCAGCGGCTCGGCCTATTCGGCCTTTGCGATCTGGCCACGCGACGCCTTTGAGACATCGGGCGAAGTCGCCTCTTACGGCACGCGCAGCTTTTGCCCGACCTGCGGCAGCCGCGTCGCCTGGGTCGGCGACACCGAGGTCGAGGTGATGCTCGGCAGCCTCGACGTCGCGCCGACCGACCTGGAGCCGCAATACGAATTGTGGATCAGCCGCCGCGAAACCTGGCTGCATGCCTTGCCCGGCACCGAACAGTTCGATCACGACCGGCCCGATGACGGGCCAGCGCCGGAAGACGTCGCTCCGCCGGCGCCGCGACCTCTGTCGGACGCCGTCATGCACGATTGAAAATTGATCTTTCGGGCCCGGAACCCTCCTTTGTCGGCGGCGTTATCCGGCGCCCGTCATGAGTGCCGTTGTTGCAGAGCCGCGGTCACTGTCGGGCGACATGCCACGGAGATTTCAGTTGAACGACAAGATGTTCCCCCGACCGATCCGCCTGAAATTCGCCGCCGAGCGTGAACGCGTGGTGCGCAGTGCCTGGGAGGGGCTGGAATGCCTCGGCGACTGGCCCGCCAGCCGAGGCCGGCGCTACCAGGCGGCGCTGCGCTGTTGCCGCGACGCGCTGGACGGCTGGACGCCGCCGGAAAAGGCGATGCGGGCGATGATCGACGCCGCGCGCGAAGCCAGCATCCTCCAATAGCGGGAAAACCAAAGGCGGGAAGAGCAATGGCCGATGTGATGCTGTCGACACCGGTGCGGATCAAGCCGCATGGCTCGGACACGATCCGTGAGGTGGCAACCCTTCAGGACGCCAGTGAAATCCTGATCGACTGGCCGCATGCCAGCCGCGGTCCCTTCTACCAGGCCGCGCGCGAAAAGATCGAGGCGGCGCTGGAAGACAAGGACGCCACGGCACAGGCGCAGGAAGCCTTCACGGCGCTGTGCGATCATGCCGGCGTGCTGGTTCGCTGACCCAACAAAAAAGCAGGCAATGCCCTCGCCCGCTTTTTGTAGATGCCGATCCCTATTTTTGCGCCGGTAGATCGCCATCGACGATCGGGTAAGAGGTCTCGAACCCGAAACTCTTCGGAGCCATCAGCATCAAGGCGATCAGGATAGCGATAAAGGCAATAAACGTGGCTGTGCTGGCAATATCTCTCAAGGCGCCGTCCTTCCAAAATTGAATTCTTGAAAGAAACGTTTTCCAGGATACGAGGTTCCGTCTTGGGCAATAATGCCGCCAGCCCCGCTTTCTACTGAGCCGGAGGCTGAGCTGGCACTTCGCCCGGCTTGATCACCGGGGTCTTGCCTACGTCGGGCGCCGGCGTGGCCATGCCCTGGTCACCGGTGGCCGGCGGCTTCAGCACCCCGCCGCAATCATTGAGCTTTTCGCTCAGATTGCCGCCACCTGGCTGCTGCTTGCCTTGATCGGGTTGCACCCTGCATTTGTCGGCCTGCGGCCCCAGGTCGGTGCCCTGCTGCTGATCCGTCTGTGCCGCCGCCGGCATGGCCAGGGCCAGCATCAGCGACGCGATGGCCAGAGGTTTCATCTGTGCCTCCTTTTGCTTTGACGGCCGCCCGCGGCAGCCTTCCTCGCAGGAACAACGCCCAACGGCCCGAAAGGTTGGCGAACAAGGGTGGGCGCTCCCGCGCGTCCGCCCGCAACCAAATCCAGCCTCCGGCCGTTGCCGGCAAGGAGGCATCACCATGTTCCGTGATTTTCAGACGATGGAGGTCGATACCGGCGAGGCCGGCATATTTGTCCGCCGTGCGGGCAGCGGTCCGCCGCTGCTGCTCTTGCACGGTTTTCCGCAGACCCATCTGATGTGGCGCGATGTGGCACCTGAATTGGCCAAGCGGTTTACCGTCATCTGCGCCGACCTGCGCGGCTACGGCGCCAGCTCGTGCCCGCCGTCGGACAGCGCGCACGCCCCTTATGCCAAACGGGCCATGGCCGCCGACATGGCGGCCCTGATGGCCAAGCTCGGCTTCGGCAGCTTCATGGTCGCCGGCCATGATCGCGGTGGGCGGGTCGCCTACCGCATGGCGCTCGATCATCCCGGCCGCATTGAAAAGCTTGCGGTGCTGGACATCGTCGCAACGGCCGACGCCTGGGATCGGGCCGACGCCAGACTGGCGCAGGGCTATTGGCCCTGGTCACTGCTGGCGCAGCCCGAGCCCTTGCCGGAGTTGATGCTGCGGGGATCCGCCGGGGCGGTCGTCGACAACGCGCTCGGCGGCTGGGGGTCATTGCCGTCAACGTTTCCGCCCGAGATGCGCCAGGCCTATGTTGATGCCTTGCGCGATCCCGCCCACATCCACGCCATCTGCGAGGAATACCGCGCGGCGGCGACGCTCGACCGTGAGCACGACCATGCCGACAAGGCCGCTGGCCGGCGCATCCGCTGCCCGGTGCTGGCGCTGTGGAGCGGGCAAGGCGCGCTTGCCGATTGGTATGCGGGCGAAGGCGGGCCGTTGGCTCTTTGGCGGGGCTGGGCCGATGATGTCCGCGGCCGGGCCATGCCCGGCGGCCATTTCTTCCCCGAGGAGGCGCCGGTACAAACCGCGCGGGAATTGGCGGATTTCTTCGGCCAACCAGATCGCGCCTAGAGGTCGACCTTGCCAGCGCCGCCTAAGGGACCGGGAAGCGAGGTTTCGCTGCATCGTCCGATGGGGCGGCAGGCGGATCGGTCCTTTGCGGGCACTCCTCATAGCGGTGGTCGCGGCCGCCGCAGAAGGAACAGCACATGGCTTCGCGGCCCTCGTTTCCGGGCCACCATTGCGGCGTTTCGTAAGGCTTCCTGCCACCCATGCCCAGCAATGCGCGACGCCTGGTTTGGTTGCGCGGACGGCCTCGCGCCGCGTCTTGCCCCGCGCAAGGCGCGGCCCGTCGCGGAACCGGCGGACAGACGATGGGTTTTATGGGACAATGCACGCAGCCCCGAACCAAAGAGAAGCCGCCATGTCCGCTCGCCTTCCTGTCCTGTTGATGACCTTGGGCACCATGCTCGCGGCGACCGCTGCAGCCGAGGCGCGACCCGACAGCCGCGGCATGAGCTGCACCGAGATCCGGGCCATGATCCAGAGCCGCCGCGCCGTGGTGCTGACCACGGGACCGAACACCTATGACCGCTATGTCAGGCAGTTCGGCAATGAATGCGACTGGCCGCAAGTGCCGATGTCGGCCTATATCCCGGCGCGCGACGGGCACTGCCCGGTCTATCGCTGCGAAGAGCCGGTCGACAACTTCCCGAATTGACGCCTCGCCGTCCTGACGGCATAACCATCCGAGCTTCTCCCGCTTCGTCTAATGGTAGGACAGCGCCCTTTGAAGGCGTGAATCGTGGTTCGAGCCCATGAGCGGGAACCAATTCAATGACTTAGGTGGTGGCCGTCTTGTTCGTCATCTCTCCCCTGGGCACTCAAAGATGGCGCCTCTGCCTTAACGCTTATTCAATTCTCCCTATATTAGAATACGCTAATGCGATTCTCTATTCTCCTTTTTTGCCTGGGAGCCTTCTTCTGTTGGGATTTCGCCGCCAACAATGGCGACTTCACCACTAGGCTTGGCATGCGAGTTGCCAACCTGATGCAGAAGTCAGGGATTTGACGCCGGCCAGGCACGCGATCTAACCGCTAGGCCGAACCGCCTCCAAACCAGCGGATGAACTCGACTTCCTTCCCGGTCACTTCCCGCACGGTCTTCAACAGCGCCTCGTGCAGGATCCGCATAGAGCGGTAGTGATCGCATGTAGGCGATATGAGCGGCTTCACGATGCTCTTGTGCAGCGCTTCCGCTGCCGCCAGGAAGCACTCGATTTCAGCCTGCGATAACTGCTTGGAAGGTTTGGTTCTAGCCATTGGCGATCTCCGTTTTGAGGGGTTCGCCGCAACGAGGAATATATTCCTCCACATGGGCGCCTCTCGCAAGCGGAACAAACAGGGGATTCACACATTCGGGGTTTGGATCTAGAATCTGCCCATGGACACGATCTTCGATGACCTATCCAAGGCCCTCAGAGCGCGCCGTGTGGACGCTTGGAGTCCTGTTCGCGCCATTGCCCTCGACTTTGCTGGCAAGCTGCTCATGGGCCTTGCCATCGGCTTGGGAGTCGGCCTTGGAACGGCAATCGCGGGCTAGCATTCGGCGCTGCCGGCTCAGAGCCTTGGCTTCTTTCCGCTGCTTGGTGGCGTTCATTTGTTCGCCGCGGTGGTGATTGCAATGCCAGCATGCGGCGACCAAGTTTTTGAGATCGTCCGTCCCGCCCTTCATCTTTGCCTTCCGATGCTCGATTGTCAGTGCTAGCTCGCCGGTCTTCTTGGTGGTGAGGTCGCGATGACAGTAGAAGCATTTGCCGTCCTGACGCCTATAAAGCTTGCGTCGCGCAAAGGCTCGATATTGCGGATTTCTTAGTGTCGGCATGCATATCCCCCAAACAAAAGGGATCATGTCCGCGTAAGAACGTCAATCCTTGCATTAGAGGATGCTTGACTAAGCCGCCGGCCACGGCAAAGTGATCCCTGTGGACAGGACAAGGCATTTTGGACATTCAGCACATCATTGCTTTTGCGAGGGGCAACGTGACGACCATCGTCCTAGCTGTTGTCGCAGCGGGGGGTGGCCGCATGCTTGATTGCGACTGTTGCAGGCCGCAAATCCAATCGCCCCAGAAAAACTCTCATCTAATGAACTTCGCTTTCGAAACGTCTTCGCCATGATGTCGGAGGAGCGCCGGCAATCGCTGATCTCGTACTATGCGCGGAAACATGAATGCAGCCGCGAGGAAGCCATGCTGCGAGCCGTAGAGGATAGATCCCGAGACGAAGGGCGCTGGTAGGGGGCGCCGGAGAGACTCGACATTCGAATGATGCCAATCTGATAGTCTGGGGTGTATGTTTGCGGTCGGCGTATGGTCCCAAATGTCCGCCAGTGAGGCGGCTCCGGTGACGCTGAGCCGTTGCTATGTCGTCGCTGACCTCGGATGTACAGGCAGCGACGGCAGCAAGGGGAAATAAACTCCTAGAGCGGCCACCACGCTCAAGCCTGCCCCTTCGGTTTTGCCTTGGCGCGATCTGCCGCTCGCCCGTCTGAACGGTTTGGAGAGATCAAAGGCGCCCTTTGAAGGCGTGAATCGTGGTTCGAGCCCATGAGCGGGAACCAGCACAATTAGCCTGCCCCAAGCCTGCCTTCCGTGATCACACCATAGGCCAAAGCGGCCACGTGGTTCACAGTGCAATCACAAGCGGTCGATTCCTTCGGGATGTAGCCACTGCGAAAGCCCGCTGCAGGTCGCTCCTGTGGCGGGCTTTTCCCATGGGGACCAAGGTCCCATGGCCCTCACGCAAAGGTCTGACGTAACCGCTTTGGTTCCGGTATCGTCCATTGGACGTTCCGTTACTTTATCCAATCGCGATATACACCTCCTTCATTTGAATGCTTCAGCTGTATCAGCCTTGCCGCATATATAGCCAGCCGGCAGCCGCCCCACGCCGGTAAGGCCCGGCACATGACTTTCCCCCAACCAGGTGTGCCGGGCCGCCGCCGTTCTGTCGGCTCGAAAAAGCCCGCGCTCTCGGCTAGAGGCGCGCGGGCCGATCGGAGAGCCGATCTTCAGCAGGGATGCCCCCATCCTGCCGACAATAGAAACCATTAGAAACGACTAATGTTCCATCAGCCGTGATTCACCTTCGATCGAATACCGGTTCCGCTGCTGCAAAATCGCCATTCAATTAGCGCTAACTTAATTAGCTATCTGCAATTTTAACGAATCGTTGACCGCGCTGTCCTATTTTGGAACAGCGCGGTCAAACCCCAACCGGACCGCGTGGGCGGCTCCGGCAACCCAGCCCCCGTTGCACTGTCGGAGCCGCCACCACACCCATATAAAATACCAGCAATGGTTGAATCAACAGTTACCACGCGTGCTTTCCAGTGCGCTAACGACGCCATTTTTCCAGGCAGTGCCGCGGATCGGGGAATGCGTTTCGCTTTCGATCGAGGAAGCCCGCAGGACCTTCAGGTCTCGCGCTCCGTGCATATCCCCGAGCCAACATTCGAAGATGTCGCCATCATGGTCGAGGTGACCAAGGACATCCTCTAGCTAGCGCTACTGGCGCGGCCAGGGACGATGCGTTCTACGCCGACGCCCAGCCTCACGCGACAGTGATTGGAGCCGGTGAAACTTTGCGCCGACATGCGCGTTTTTCGCCAGCAACTTTGTCGAGGTTGCGATGCAAACTGCGTGGTTCTCCAAGCCGGTGGTGGTTTCGGTCGGTGTGGCCGGCGCCACCCGCAACCTGTCCAATACACAGCAGGCCATCGAATTGTTGACGACACATTGGCGCGACGCCGGCAGCCCGAAACATCAGTCCGCGCTGCGCGCCTGCCAGCGAGCGACAAGCGGCGACGTGCCTCCCGATATCGCCAGGGAGGCTTTCATCGATGCCGCGCGCGAGGCGCATATACTGGTCGAGTAAGCCGCGCCGCATTCACGGATCGCAACGACAATTCACAATTTCGTGATCAAGGGAACCGTTTGAAACGGCAAGCGTTTTTTTGCGGACGTCTTTTTGTCAGGCAACATCAGGAGGCGTTTATGCGCATCATGAATCTCGTCACGCTTGCCCTCATCATCCTTGGCGGTCTCAACTGGCTGTCCATGGGTGTGGTCGGCTATGACGTCATCGGCACGGTCCTTGGGGGCGCCATGCTGGCCCGCCTGGCCTATCTGATCATAGGCCTTGCAGCCATATGGCAGCTCATGCCGGGCTTCCAGAGCTTCACCATTGGGGAAGTCGATGCCGAAGGGCATCTCCCTCATCACCGGTGACCGGCAAGCCGGGGCGGCGGAGGACCCGCCGCCCCGGTTGGACATGACGCCAATCCCTTTTTACGGGCCATACGGGACGTTCAGATGCCGAAGCCCAGCGCTGCGCTATCATCGGCCTCGACGCCGGCTTGCGGCACGATGATCGATGCCAGCGGCGCACTGAGGCGCCAGCTGAGACGGCCGGGCGAGCGCTCCAGTTGAGCCGAGCCGCCCAGCGACTGCGGCGCCACCCGCTGCAGGACAACTGTGCCGAACCCCTTGCGCGCGTTCTCCTCGCGACTGTCGTCCGAACGGGGCGTGGAAGTCTCGGTCCAAAGCAGCTGGAAGTCGCGTCCGCCCGACGCACCGACACTCTTGGTGCCCAAGTCTTTGGCACCCAAGTCTTTGGTACCCAAGTCCTGGGCGCTTGAGCCGATTGTCCAGGTGATCTCGACCTGGCCGTCTTCGCTGCCAAGCGCGCCATATTTGGAGGAATTCGTGCCGAGCTCGTGGAAGGCCATGCCGAGATTCTGCACCGCATTCGACTGCAGCGTCAGGACCGGGCCGGAGAGCAGGATCTGCTCCTCGCGGCCGAAAGGCTTCAGATGTTCCTGGATCAGGTCGAACAGGCTGGCGCCGGCCCACTCCGAGGTGACGAGCAGATCATGCGAGCGCGACAGCGCCATGATGCGGGCGCGGATCAGTTCCTCGAACTCCTGCGGGTCGCTCGAGCGCTTGCTCGTCTCCCTGACCATCGACAGGATGACCGCGAACTGGTTCTTGACGCGATGATTGACCTCCCGCATCAAGAGCCTGATGCGGCGCTCGCTCTCCTTGGCGGCGGAAAT comes from Mesorhizobium japonicum MAFF 303099 and encodes:
- a CDS encoding sensor histidine kinase: MPMSEIVAATADIATNNEKQSATADARLAAIVDSSFDAIISKDLTSIITSWNLAAERMFGYTAEEAIGQSILMLIPDHLKSEETEIISRVRSGHRVASYETTRRRKDGTLISVSLTVSPIKNALGEIVGASKIARDISAAKESERRIRLLMREVNHRVKNQFAVILSMVRETSKRSSDPQEFEELIRARIMALSRSHDLLVTSEWAGASLFDLIQEHLKPFGREEQILLSGPVLTLQSNAVQNLGMAFHELGTNSSKYGALGSEDGQVEITWTIGSSAQDLGTKDLGAKDLGTKSVGASGGRDFQLLWTETSTPRSDDSREENARKGFGTVVLQRVAPQSLGGSAQLERSPGRLSWRLSAPLASIIVPQAGVEADDSAALGFGI
- a CDS encoding DUF982 domain-containing protein, translating into MQTAWFSKPVVVSVGVAGATRNLSNTQQAIELLTTHWRDAGSPKHQSALRACQRATSGDVPPDIAREAFIDAAREAHILVE
- a CDS encoding HNH endonuclease, with amino-acid sequence MPTLRNPQYRAFARRKLYRRQDGKCFYCHRDLTTKKTGELALTIEHRKAKMKGGTDDLKNLVAACWHCNHHRGEQMNATKQRKEAKALSRQRRMLARDCRSKADSQADGKAHEQLASKVEGNGANRTPSVHTARSEGLG
- a CDS encoding GFA family protein, with the translated sequence MSDTTRRTGSCLCGGVHFVVTGQPTRVGLCHCKDCRKASGSAYSAFAIWPRDAFETSGEVASYGTRSFCPTCGSRVAWVGDTEVEVMLGSLDVAPTDLEPQYELWISRRETWLHALPGTEQFDHDRPDDGPAPEDVAPPAPRPLSDAVMHD
- a CDS encoding DUF982 domain-containing protein; the protein is MADVMLSTPVRIKPHGSDTIREVATLQDASEILIDWPHASRGPFYQAAREKIEAALEDKDATAQAQEAFTALCDHAGVLVR
- a CDS encoding DoxX family protein, yielding MSDFTQSPWQTAALLIARLIFAAVFLMAVTFKFMGMGATAGFIAAAGFPFPLFLAWCAAILEVALVLCFLSGAFFTQAALIAAAYVLFLGFAFHGPSHWAGNQAEFGFFVDHFSFMAGLLFAAVHGPGRVLALNLGWPGRA
- a CDS encoding VOC family protein, which codes for MATVRYLVSDVELAIEFYTRHLGFALRQQFGPAMAILKRDDLTFWLAGPMASAARPMPDGRTPQPGGWNRVVIEVQDLPALAARMREAGLPFRNEIVDGPGGRQILCEDPSGNVVELFEPKA
- a CDS encoding DUF982 domain-containing protein, translating into MNDKMFPRPIRLKFAAERERVVRSAWEGLECLGDWPASRGRRYQAALRCCRDALDGWTPPEKAMRAMIDAAREASILQ
- a CDS encoding DUF378 domain-containing protein — its product is MRIMNLVTLALIILGGLNWLSMGVVGYDVIGTVLGGAMLARLAYLIIGLAAIWQLMPGFQSFTIGEVDAEGHLPHHR
- a CDS encoding alpha/beta fold hydrolase, yielding MFRDFQTMEVDTGEAGIFVRRAGSGPPLLLLHGFPQTHLMWRDVAPELAKRFTVICADLRGYGASSCPPSDSAHAPYAKRAMAADMAALMAKLGFGSFMVAGHDRGGRVAYRMALDHPGRIEKLAVLDIVATADAWDRADARLAQGYWPWSLLAQPEPLPELMLRGSAGAVVDNALGGWGSLPSTFPPEMRQAYVDALRDPAHIHAICEEYRAAATLDREHDHADKAAGRRIRCPVLALWSGQGALADWYAGEGGPLALWRGWADDVRGRAMPGGHFFPEEAPVQTARELADFFGQPDRA
- a CDS encoding DUF3606 domain-containing protein, producing the protein MPDDKTKIKQDRKLVSSEETYEVAAFARKYGIPQSEAQTIIKRYGPSRKKLDNHMAARG